From the genome of Loxodonta africana isolate mLoxAfr1 chromosome 4, mLoxAfr1.hap2, whole genome shotgun sequence:
aattaaatccaccacaaaacataaaggacactatataatgataaaaaagacaatacaccaggaggatataaacatattaaatatttatgtacccaatgacagggctgtaggatacataaaacaaactctaacagcattggaatgtgagatagacagctttgcaattataataggagagttcaacacaccacttttagtgaaggacagaacatccagaaagaaactcaataaaaacatgaagatctaaatgccacaatcaaccaacttcacctcatagacatatacagaacattctgtccaaaagcagccaagtatgctttcttctgTTGTTCACCTGggacattccctagaatagaccacatattaggtcataaagcaagccttaacagaatccaaaacatcgaaatattaccaagcatcttctctgaccttaaggccataaaagtagaaaacaataacagaaaaagcaggaaaagaaatcaaacacttggaaactgaacaataccttgctcaaaaaagactagattatagaagacattaaggatggaataaataaattcatagaatccaataagaatgaaacacttcttatcagaacctttgggacagagtgaaagcagggctcagaggtcagtttataccaataaatgcacacatacaaaaagaagaaagggtcaaaatcaaagaattatgccAATAACGtgaacaaaaggaaagagagcaacaaaagaaaccctcaggcaccagaataaagcaaataataaaaattagagctggttctttgaaaaaattaacagaattgataaacctttggccaaactggcaaaagaaacacaagagaggaagcaaataaactgaataagaaatgagatgggcgatatcacaaccaacccaaccgaaattaaaagaatcacatcagataactAGGAAAagttgtactgtaacaaatttgaaaagctagaagaaatggatgaattcctggaaacacctTACCCACCtcaactaacacagaggtagatcAACttagtagacccataacaaaagaagagattgaaaaggtaatcaaaaaactcgacaacaaaaaaaagccctggccaggatggcttcactgcagagttctaccaaacattcaaagaagagtgaacaccactactcctaaaggtatttcagagcatagaaaactgtggaatacttccaaactcattctaagaagccagcatatgcctgataccaaaagcaggtaaggacgccacaaaaaaagaaaatttcagacgtatatccctcatgaacttagatgcaaaaatcctcaacaaaattctagccaacagaattgtacaacatatcaaaaaaaaaaaaaaaaaattcaccgtgaccacatgggattcatacttggtatgcagggatggttcaacattagaaaagcaattaatgtaatgcatcatataagtaaaaaaaaaaaaaagacaagaatcacacgattttatcaattgatgcagaaaaggcatttgacaaagttcaaaacaTATTCATggtaaaagctctcagcaaaataggaatagaaggaaaattcctcaacataataaacggcatttatacaaagccagcagccaacatcatcttaaatggagagagcctgaaagcattccccttgagatagggtaccagacaaggatgccctttatcaccactcttattcaacattgtgcttgagttcctagccagagcaattaggctagataaagaaataaagggcatccagattgttaaggaggaagtggaaccatctctatttgcagatgacatgatttatacacagaaaaccctaaggaatcctaaaaaaactactgaaactaagagaagagctcagctgcatattaggatataagataaacatacaaaaatcagttggactcctctaaactaaaaaaaaaaaaaaaagaatgtcaagaaattaccaaatcaataccatttatactagcccacaagaagataaaatatttggaataaatcttatcagagatgtaaaagacctatacaaagaaaataccAGACaccattgcaagaaaccaaaagagacctacatcagtggaaaaacatactttgctcatggatagggagacttaacattgcaaaaatgtctattctaccaaagcaatctatagatacaatgcacttcagatccaaattccaacacatTTTAAACTAGATGGAGAAACAATCATCAACTTCGTATGGAACGGAAAGAGggtccagataagtaaagcattactgaaaaagaagaacaaagtgggaggccttactctatctgattttagaacctagcataccatcacagtagtcaaaacagcctggtactggtacaacaacagatacatagaccaatggcacggtattgagaatccagacataaatccatctgcatatgagcagttgatatttgacaaaggcccaaagtcagttaaatggggaaaagagagtctttttaaaaatggtgctggcataactggatatccatctgcaaaaaattgaaacaagacccgtacctcacaccatgaaaaaaactaactcaaaatggatcaaagacctaaatataaaatctaaaacaataaagatcatcgaagaaaaaatagggacaatgctaggagccctaatacatggcataaacagtacacaaaacattactaacaatgcagaacagaatccagataactgtgagctcttaaaaatcaaacatctatgcttaTCCAAACACTttacccaaagagtaaaaagagcacctacagactgggaaaagtttttagctatgacatatctgatcagagcctgatctctaaaatctgtatgttACCGCAaaagctcaactgcaaaaagacaaataacacaattaaaaaatgggcaaaagataggaacaggcacttcactaaagaagacattcacgtagccaagagatatatgaggaaattctcatgatCAGTAGTCACTAGACAAATGgaaatcaaatctacaatgagattccatctcactctaacaaggctggcattaatccaaaaaacacaaaataatcaatgttagagaggttgtggagagactggaacacttatacactgccggtgggaatgtaaaatgatacaaccactttggaaatagatttagGGCTTCtttaaaacctagaaatagaactaccatacaatgtagcaatcccagtccttggagtagatcctagagaaataagactctTTACACAaactgatatatgcacacccacgttctttgcagcactgtttacaatagcaaaaagatggaagcaaccaaggtgcccatcgacagatgaatggataaataaattacggtatattcacacagcggAATGCTAAGCATTCATAAAGAACAAGgtttaatctgtgaaacatttcataacatggaggaatctggaaagcattatgctgagtgaaattagtgagttgcaaaatgacaaatattgtataagaccactattataagaacttgagaaatagtttaaacagagaagaaaatactctttgatggttacgagatggggagggaggagggagggagaagggttttcaccAGATAGTAGataaatattttaggtgaaggtaaatacaacacacaataaaggagaggtcagcacatatggactaaaccaaaagccaagaactttgctgaataaactgaacactttgaaggccagtatagcaggatcagggatttggggaccatgttttcaaggtatgtctaagtcaattgacatcataaaatctattaagaaaacattctgcatcccactttggagagtggcttctggggtcttaagtgctagcaagtggccatctaaaaagcatcagttggtctcaacccatctggagcaaaggagaatgaaaaacaccaaagacacaggcaattatgagcccaaaagacaaaaaggaccacaaaaaccagagaccacatcagcctgagaccataagaactagatggtgcctggctacagccagtgactgccctgacagggaatacaacagagaacccctgagggagcaggagagcagtgggatgaagactccaaattcttgtgaaaagaccagacttaacggtctgaatgagtctagaaggacccagaggcatgttccccagaccttttgttagacaggaaccattcccaaagccaactcttcagacagggattggactggactataggatacaaggaaaccctggtggcatagtggttaagtgctaccactgctaaccaaatggtcggcagttcgaatccacaaggagcttcttggaaactctgtggggcagttctactctgtcctataaggtcactatcagttggaatcaactcaatggcactgggtttttgggttttatgggatagaaaatgatactggtgaagaatgagtttcttggatcaagtagacacataagactatgttgggatctcctgtctggaggagatatgagaaggcagaaggttCAGATATTGGCCAaacggacatgaaaatagagagtggagggaaggagtgtgttttGTCTCACTAGGGAGAGAacaattaggaatatatagcaaggtatatataaatttttatatgagagactcaCTTTATTTgtggactttcacttaaagcacagtaaaagttaaaaaatatatatattgataGAGAGTTAGATAGACTGAACATAGAGAGATAGAGttataggtatatatatagagaAATATGTTACACTATAATAAATGCTgtttaataattattaaaaaaaaacaattaaaaatgccTGTTATCAgattggagccctgctggcacattggttaagagctcggctactaaacaaaaggtgggcggttgtaattcaccagctgctccttggaaaccctatggggcagttctattccgtcttACGAGGTCACCGTGAGACAGGATCgagaggtcactatgagtcggggttGACTGGAAGGCTATGGATAATTATCAGATTGAGTTGAAAAGTAATTAAAAGAACTCTCTGTAACCTCAATATAAAATACAAAGAGCATTGGCTTGTGTGTAGAACAAATGCTTTATTgaacttatagcaataaacattGTAGCTGTTAACACTTATGACAAAgaataataaacagggactataAAAGAAACTTCTATTAGAGTTACTGTAATTATATAGCTCACACTGATGTATTTAATAAATGTAATTGAACACCACTCTGTATCAAATAGCACGCTCAGTTTTGAAGGTAGTTGTGTTGAACAAATTAGATAGAGCTCCTACTCTCTCGGTGCTTCCAGACCATGTGAAAGAGATATTTAATGATGGAATCTTTGATACTagtaagtgctatggagaaaaattaatgaaaataagtTAATAATGATGGAGTAGCTATTcaaaaaatttatttgaaaacaGTAAAATTCCATTGTTTATACATTGGATTGTTACATATATTTATGAAAAGCCAGCAGTAGATTGAGTAATAATGGCTATTTGTGAGTGACAATCActtaatatatatgtacatatctatatatagatctgtatgtacaaatatatatgtatattatgatGGTGTGGAGATTATGAACTCATCTACCCTCAATAAAAAGTGATCCCTTAGGAGAGAGTGAATTTGCAAGAAAGAcagatgttgttagttgcagaCAAGTCAGCTCCACCCATGGCTactaccttatgtacaacagaaggaaatgttccCATGTATTTCAAGATAGACTAGAAGAATAGTAAAAATCTTTCAGAGAATGGAATTTGAATTATAAAGAAAGAaacttcagaaaaaaaaggaCTACATGTCATGACACACTAATGAGAAAAATATGACATATTGCAAGACTTAAAACAGTTctctatgagttaaaatatatattttggaaATTCCAAGTATAGGTTTTAGTTGCATCCTTTAGAATTTTACATAGCCAATCTTCTTTGCCTCCCaggttgtttttttaaatatttaggaTGGCTGTTCTTTATTGCAAAGTAATACCAGATTAAACAATCCCACTACtttcacataaaaaaagaatattgctCATTTGTTATTTGCATAGGACTTGGATTTCAAAACCTACATAGGAAATTGAGATCTAACATCTACTCACTCTATGACTGAGGGATAATCTATTTAGACTCTTTAAATTAGCTTCCAGTATGAAGTACTCCTTCCTAAATGAAAAAGTTCACTTGATTTACAGTAGCACAGAGATTTGGAGATAATTTTTAGGTATCATCATTCAGAGTGCAGATCAACACTTCTACTGAGGTTCATGAAAGGAGCCTGAGTGGCACAGGCAGTTTGTaataggctgctaacccaaaggttggtggttcaaacctaccagcggctctgtggagcCAGacaaggcaaactgcttctgcaaagactacagccaagaaaaccctgaacAGAAGTTCTACTACtaacacatgaagttgccattaGTCCAGTGCTGACTTCACagaagctaaaaacaacaacaaaatttaggTTTATTATGCTGAAGGAAACTTTGACTATATTTGTAAAGTATTAGCATTAAATGGAATCAGAAAGAAACCTTTCCTAGAGATTTATAAAATCAAGTAAATGAATACTTACTGAATTCACAAATGATCTACATCTTGGAATGTCTACGTTACAAAAAGATGGAGGTATTTGATGAACTAAATGAATTCATAGTGGAATATCATTAGGATAAAGAAAATAAGGGAATTAAGTATAAAGTATGAAGCGATTCCAGCAATGCAGAAGAACATCCTGGGTACAGGTTAGACATTAAAAGGATGAAAAGCCAGCAGTAGATTAAATAACAATGGCTATTTGTGAGTGTCAATCACTatcataatataaaaataaaataaagggatAAAACAGCAGGGTAGAAGATAAAGGCTTCAATTTTCCACAAGCTTTATTGGTGTCCTTTTGTAAAAGCCAAAGTTATTGTTTTATGTAATAAAGATACCTCTTTTAATTACATCCTTCAGGGcttgtttcactttcttatttcTTAGAGTATATATGAAAGGATTTAAGAGAGGTGCAATTGAAGTGTTGAGCACGGCTACCCCCTTGTTTAAAGCTACCCTTTCCTCTGCAGAAGGtttaatatacataaaaatgCAGCTGCCATAAGAGATAGAGACAACAATCATGTGGGAGGAACAGGTGGAAAaagccttcttcctctgctgggcAGAAGGGATCTTCAGAATTGTTCTCAGAATATACGCATAGGAGAGTATCACCAGTGCCAGCGTAATCAGCAGTATGACAGTGGCTGAAATAAAACCTAACAATTCTATGGACCGTGTGTGTGTGCAGGAGAGTTTCAGGACAGGAGAATAGTCACAGCCAAAGTGGTCAATAATGTTGGCATCACAGAACTCCAACCTCAAGCCCATGATAAGCCCAGGAGAGATGGTTAACAAcccagctaaccaagaggtaacAAGCAGCTGGGTACAGACTCTGTTGTTCATAATTGTTGCATAGTGAAGGGGttggcagatggccacatagcggtcataggacatggcagtCAACAGGAAGAACTCTGATGCACCCAAGAAGATGGCAAAAAATAATTGTGTCATACAAGCATCACAGGAAATCATGTTATCCATAGTCACAATGCTGACCAGGTACCTAGGGATCCAGTCAGATGTGAATGacatttctaaaaatgaaaagttccgaaggaagaaatacatgggtgtTTTGAGTTGGGAATCCAATAATGTGAGCAGGACAATGGTCAGATTTCCAGTGACACTGAATAAATATGTtagaaatagaaaaaggaaaattacaatttGCCAGTTTGGATCATCTGTTAGTCCTACAAGAATAAATGTTGTTACCATTGTATGGTTTCTCATGGTTAAATTTCTTCTGAATTCTGTCAGcgctgaaaagagaaaataattacttttaagtttaaaaaagCATTACTAATATAAATGTAAAAGTGATATGAAGAATAAAGTATCTTAATTGaaattcatatggttttcactccCATGATTTTAACAATTTCTCATAGCAGTCAGACCCAGTAATTTTCCTTCTTATTTCATCTCCTTCTCTGGACACTCATTTTCTAAACTCCCTTTTCTCCTTTACCCTGCAGAAGAATGgctttttattttcagttataaGAACTGGAAAATTGATTTGGTTTAAGTTTTCTGCAAAACGGTAAAAGAAGTAACTCCTGCAATCTTACTGAACCCATtagattacatttttttttttttttaggttaggcCAATTTTATTTCTTGTTAATGTAATCTTCCAACAGTCTCTTTCAGTAAGATAATAGCTTTTCTGTATATGTTTCCATTTTGAACAAAGTCTCAGGCCTGAATTTTTGTAGTTATTCTATAACAGTGGTAATGTTCTCATGATATATTTTTGGTTAGTATTTAGCTTCCAGGAAACCCTGACAGCTGCTAGGCAAAAGGTCAGGATTtcggatccgccaggcgctccttggaaactctatggggcagttcttctctgtctatagggtccctatgagtcagaatcgactggacagcaacgggtttatttagtttccatgGCACTGCCAATTACATCTTTTAATTGCACAAGCATTAATGATTTTTTTAGTACAATGCTAATCTTAAAATCAGTATCTAAATATCAAGCTAAAATTATACAAGAAATTTGAAATAATTTGACTATATTGTTCAGTCAGTTTCATCAGTATAAACATCTTTATCAATATAAGAAACACTGTTTTACATTCAGAAATATTTAAGTACCCAAGCCTTTCCCAAATACAAAGGAATATGTATCtatcaaatttttaataaaaactatTGAAAATTATTGATAATGGTTCTGTTTTTTATAAGTAAACTCAGGCACTCTTTCAGATATGTACATTGAAACTTTATGCAAGTATTTCCTTTGTGTCCAATTCCAAATTTAATTGCTTAATTCTGTGGTTACCTATTCAGAATAGAAAAGATTCTATGGTTATTCCTTTGTAAACAAATcaacacaataataaaaatacttaCTTTCCATGAATTCCGCAAAGGTTATGTTTGCTAATACATTATAAGATATTGCTATTGTGTCATTAACCTAGATGTAATAAGAATAGTTGTTGCTATAAAATTGTTATTTCTTTCTATCCCATCTTTTTTCTCTGCTTCCTCACTCTCAATGGAAAACATGTTCACATTAAAATCCAGGAATATTTTAcaacaaatataaatatttgcggacctctttttatatatattcaaTCAGCATACAGTTGGTAGAGTTTTCAAACATGTAGATATTGTTTATTTActaataaaaatgaatgtttatcTCAGCTTAATTACCTAACTTAAAATCTAGAAACTGCATTTGTTTAGCCAGAATGAAAAACAgtagtttttttattgttgtttttattaataaGAAACCTCTCCTCATTCACTATAGTGTCTGATTCTCTCTAAAGAAAAATGCTTTTGCATCCACATTCCCATAGATTTATATTTGTTCTTTATTAACTTAGAGTATATTTACTCAGAACTGGTATAAGGCCCTAGGGGTTTTTGTGAAGAAGATACTAATTCACTATCTTCTCATTaactctaaaaacaaaacaaaaaatattaattaaaagtcTAGTCATGGGTTCTACTGGAAAACCAGAAACATTACTATTAAAATAGACTGTAATTCCTGGGGGGTAGGGGGGATGAAAAGGCCATGTAAATAATAATGAGTTTTCCAAAGTATTTGAGCTTAGGCTGCTCCACAGGGAACAGAACTGGATCTCTTTCACACTCCATTCATATAGGACAGTTAAGACAGTAATGTTGGCCTCTGTGTAAAAAAACATTGTCCATAAACTACATTTCATTGAATCTTCTCCAGCTGGTTCTTAGTATGAGTTAGAGATCAAATGTACTTATTTCTTACCTGTCTATACAACTTCTTAGAAATATTAATTATATACTAATAAGTCTGCTCAAAAGCAATGGACAACTGATTCTTTGAGAAGTATCTAATTACAGATATGAAATTAATCAAATACTTTGAGAGAAAAATAAtctatgtatttatgtatgtgtatgtctATGCATTCTCTAAACCATGGAAGTGAATTATTCTTACATTAAATATAATGTAAAATCACAGAAAAATGAATctttatatttcttctttattaAGAGATAGCTTAAATGTGTAAAAGATGATGGTGAACCTGAAtttgaaacagaaaaatatagGAAGGTTTTCTACAGAGAAGAATACCAGTATTTAATTATTAtgaaaggaatttttttattattattatttttggtgttttctttgtttttgatgtaCCTCACCCAAGCCACATATGcattgttttcaattgcctcatatgcatgctagtgctggacagtgaataaggaagatcaaaggagaattaacacctttgaattgtggtgttggcaaagagtattgactataccatggactgtcaaaaaaatgaaaatatctgtcttggaagaagtacagccagaatgcttctagaagcaaggatggcgagactccatctcacatactttaaacatgttatcaggtgggatcagtccctcgagaaggacaccatgcttggtaaagtagatggtcttcaaaaaagaggaagacccttgatgagatggattggcacagtccCTGCAATactggactcaagcataacgaggACTGTGAGAATGGTACCAGagcaggcagtatttcattctgttgtacatagggtcactgtgagttggaactaactccatggcacctaacaacagtaacaacaacaacatgaaaggaaggagccctggcggcacactGGTTAAGCTAACTGAAAGtacagtggttcaaacccaccaactgcttgaagggacaaagatgtggcaatcttcttctgtaaagattataacctttcAAAcataatggggcagttctactctgtcctataggatcactacaagttggaactgacttgttggcaatgggtttatgcatGTATGGGATGAGGATATTGTGGGAGatgatttaaatatattttagaaaatgtCTACACTATAAATTAtgtaactaataataaaaatgtcACTTCCACTacggtgatcctgctggtattttaaatactggtggcatagcttccagcatcatagcaacacaaaagccaccatcatatgacacactgacaaatgggtgatTGGACAAGATATAAAACCACATAATAAGACAAGGTCACCTGGGGCATCATTTTACAGGTACTGTGGTTAGacgggaaaccttggtggtgtagtggttaagcgctacagctgttaaccaagaggtcagcagttcgaatctgccaggcgctccttggatactctagggggcagtgggtttggtttgggttttgggtggtTAGATGTGTTGGAGGAAAGAgtttcaaaacagaaaaaaataaaaccaaactcattgctgttgagttgattcagatacatagcaaccctatgggacagaatagaactgccccacacagtttccaaggaaatcctggtggatttgaactgctaactttttggttagtaaccatagcacttaactgctaggCCACTAAGGTTttagacacttaaaaaaaaaaaatggggaggcggggccaagatggctaactaggtAGAAGCctcctcggatccctcttgcaacaaagacttggaaaaacaagtgaatcaatcacatacatgacaatctatgaatcctggccatcaaacacagatctaaagagttaacctgagtgacaggtgagcgaaaagctgcatcctgaagcaGCATCTGCCTCTGGAGCTGGAGACTggcaccacagccttgagcccttgtggttccctggtgctgagtggcggggctcattgcagcttgctgaggcagagcaggcatgggacacagccctaacccctagccccctggggtaacctctgtagagactcagccatcacaagcaggctgcacactgaagtGGCAAatgagagaacaagcaaccacgggaaagcagtgactgtttttggagcctagaGCCAGCGTCTCAATCAGAAAAcgttggcaccgggctttggactgagaGCAGGGGAGCTGAgtacagcatcctgagatggtgcaaacacgggatgcagccctagcccccagaagtgacctcgggggaagcccagccagtgcacgtaggcagtgcagcgacgcggctgacaggaggataagtcactgggaggcagtgactgattttggagcctggagtacggcatcccagctggggaaccatgGCGTTGGGATTTGGACTCGGAGCAGAGGAattgaccacagcttctgagacagcacaagcacaggatgcaggcctgacccttgggggcaatctcgacccagccagtgcacacaggctacacacccctcaggaatctcagataaaacagtcatcaccaaacaagataagtaactttgtctatattccagggtg
Proteins encoded in this window:
- the LOC100654475 gene encoding olfactory receptor 6C74-like, with the translated sequence MRNHTMVTTFILVGLTDDPNWQIVIFLFLFLTYLFSVTGNLTIVLLTLLDSQLKTPMYFFLRNFSFLEMSFTSDWIPRYLVSIVTMDNMISCDACMTQLFFAIFLGASEFFLLTAMSYDRYVAICQPLHYATIMNNRVCTQLLVTSWLAGLLTISPGLIMGLRLEFCDANIIDHFGCDYSPVLKLSCTHTRSIELLGFISATVILLITLALVILSYAYILRTILKIPSAQQRKKAFSTCSSHMIVVSISYGSCIFMYIKPSAEERVALNKGVAVLNTSIAPLLNPFIYTLRNKKVKQALKDVIKRGIFIT